One Chloroflexota bacterium genomic region harbors:
- a CDS encoding DEAD/DEAH box helicase produces MQFHPLVQSWFAERFGAPTEPQAHGWAAIAAGRHTLIAAPTGSGKTLAAFLWSINRLVERAVAGNLADRTQVVYVSPLKALGNDIEKNLRDPLEGVRRAATESGIALPEIRVAVRSGDTPAVDRSRMLRRPPHILITTPETFFILLTAEGSRTFLADAKTVIVDEIHAVAGDKRGSHLAISLERLDALVGAPVQRIGLSATQRPIEEVAALLVGAPRPGEPRDDVRQRCAIVDVGHRRPMRLSVAVPDQELGPIASHELWAETYDRIAREVQEHRATLVFVNTRRQVERVAHALGQRLGDERVAAHHGSLSRETRLKAEQALKTGAVPVMVATASLELGIDIGYVDLVCHIGAPRLFATLLQRVGRSGHWLGAIPHGILYPMTRDDLLQSAAAIRGVRAGELDRLSIPENALDILAQQMVAIAASGPIGEDDLFDLVRRAHPYRNLPRRDFDAVLEMLSEGIATERGRRSAHLHLDRVHRVIRPRRGARLAAITSGGAIPDVADYDVIEDPAGIFVGKVHEDFAVESLAGDIFLLGNHSWRIRRVEAGRVRVEDAQGAPPTIPFWFGEAPARSLEMSASVSALREEVARRLPDRKGAVDWVVEETDLDPAGAEQIVDYVDETVRMLGAVPSQRTIVAERFFDEAGGMQLVVHAPFGGRINRAWGLALRKRFCVTFDFELQAAATDDGIVISLGERHSFPLASVFGMVRTATLEQDLIQATLKSPMFTNRWRWNAGRSLALLRHQGGRRVPMNIQRMRAEDLLAAVFPAQVACQDNMPAGPITPPDHPLVNETIDNCLHEAMDIDGLRDVLDAIQRGEIEARAVETPAPSPMSHEILNANPYAFLDDAPLEERRARAVSLRRVDPDLASGIGALDPEAIATVRAQAWPDVRDADDLHDALLNLGILPVREIGDWDPWARALIADRRATVAARPGAPAVPSPLAGDGEGGGERWLVAAERLSVATSALGPLSLQPVIEEPAGAPQPDEDAAARQVVQGWLEVLGPTSASALAERTGLRLGLIEMALAALEGSGMVLRGQFTANGVAGETEWCERRLLARIHRLTLGRLRQEIQPVTVAEFIRFLLQWQHVATGTQVHGREGLAAVVGQLQGLELPAPSWEQDVLPARVSSYDPADLEQLCLAGVVAWGRLSSRPGPTLDEEGGANGARRRKSAPGRQAPVAFLLRDDLPFLLAGTSSRDEAIQHVSPAAQDVARYLMRRGASFLGDVARGTGRLPSVVEEALWELVASGLATGDGVAGLRALLLPETKRRAPARHLRALRGGRAPSRAMPVGRWSLWGDEGEPPNDGERAEWFARQLLRRWGVVFRDLLARETQAPPWRVLLGIFRRLEARGEIRGGRFVAGFVGEQFA; encoded by the coding sequence GTGCAGTTCCACCCCCTGGTCCAGAGCTGGTTCGCCGAGCGCTTCGGCGCCCCCACCGAGCCCCAGGCCCACGGCTGGGCCGCGATCGCGGCCGGCCGCCACACCCTGATCGCCGCGCCGACCGGGTCGGGGAAGACCCTCGCCGCGTTCCTCTGGTCCATCAATCGCCTCGTCGAGCGCGCGGTCGCGGGCAATCTGGCTGATCGCACCCAGGTCGTCTACGTCTCGCCGCTGAAGGCGCTCGGCAACGACATCGAGAAGAACCTGCGCGATCCCCTCGAGGGCGTTCGACGCGCGGCGACCGAAAGCGGGATCGCTCTGCCCGAGATTCGCGTCGCGGTGCGCAGCGGCGACACGCCGGCCGTCGATCGATCGCGGATGCTTCGCAGGCCGCCCCACATCCTGATCACCACGCCGGAGACCTTCTTCATCCTCCTCACCGCCGAAGGGAGTCGAACATTTCTCGCGGACGCGAAGACCGTCATCGTGGACGAGATCCACGCCGTGGCCGGTGACAAGCGCGGGTCGCACCTGGCGATATCCCTCGAGCGCTTGGACGCGCTGGTGGGCGCGCCGGTCCAGCGCATCGGGCTCAGCGCTACCCAGCGCCCCATCGAGGAGGTCGCCGCGCTCCTGGTCGGCGCGCCCCGCCCGGGAGAGCCGCGCGACGACGTTCGCCAGCGGTGCGCCATCGTGGACGTCGGCCACCGGCGCCCCATGCGGCTCTCCGTGGCCGTCCCCGATCAGGAGCTGGGTCCCATCGCGAGTCACGAGCTGTGGGCCGAGACCTACGACCGCATCGCGCGGGAGGTCCAGGAGCACCGCGCCACCCTCGTATTCGTGAACACGCGGCGGCAGGTCGAGCGGGTCGCCCACGCCCTGGGTCAGCGCCTCGGCGACGAGCGGGTCGCCGCCCACCACGGGAGTCTCTCGCGGGAGACCCGCCTCAAGGCGGAGCAGGCGCTCAAGACGGGCGCGGTCCCGGTCATGGTCGCCACCGCGTCCCTCGAGCTGGGGATCGACATCGGATACGTGGACCTCGTGTGCCACATCGGCGCCCCGCGGCTCTTCGCCACGCTGCTCCAGCGCGTCGGTCGCTCCGGCCACTGGCTGGGCGCGATCCCGCACGGGATTCTGTATCCGATGACCCGCGACGATCTCCTCCAGAGCGCGGCTGCGATCCGGGGCGTGCGCGCGGGCGAGCTCGACCGGCTGTCGATTCCGGAGAACGCGCTGGACATCCTGGCCCAGCAGATGGTGGCCATCGCCGCCAGTGGACCGATCGGGGAGGACGATCTCTTCGACCTCGTCAGGCGCGCACATCCTTATCGGAACCTGCCCCGGCGCGACTTCGACGCAGTGCTGGAGATGTTGAGCGAGGGGATCGCGACGGAGCGCGGCCGCCGCTCCGCGCACCTGCACCTCGATCGCGTGCACCGCGTGATCCGTCCTCGGCGCGGCGCGCGCCTCGCAGCCATCACCTCCGGCGGCGCGATCCCGGACGTGGCCGACTACGACGTGATCGAGGACCCGGCGGGCATCTTCGTCGGCAAGGTGCACGAGGACTTCGCGGTCGAGAGCCTCGCGGGGGACATCTTCTTGCTCGGAAACCACTCGTGGCGCATTCGGCGCGTCGAGGCGGGCCGCGTCCGGGTGGAGGACGCCCAGGGCGCGCCACCGACCATCCCGTTCTGGTTTGGCGAGGCCCCGGCGCGCTCCCTCGAGATGTCCGCGTCGGTGTCGGCGCTCCGCGAGGAGGTCGCGCGGCGACTCCCCGATCGCAAGGGGGCCGTCGATTGGGTCGTCGAGGAGACGGACCTCGATCCTGCCGGCGCCGAGCAGATCGTGGACTATGTCGACGAGACCGTGCGCATGCTGGGCGCGGTCCCGAGCCAGCGAACGATCGTCGCGGAGCGATTCTTCGACGAGGCTGGCGGGATGCAGCTCGTCGTGCACGCTCCCTTCGGCGGGCGCATCAACCGCGCCTGGGGCCTTGCGCTCCGCAAGCGCTTCTGCGTGACCTTCGATTTCGAGCTGCAGGCCGCGGCGACCGATGACGGCATCGTCATCTCGCTGGGCGAGCGGCACTCGTTCCCCCTCGCGAGCGTGTTCGGTATGGTTCGGACCGCCACCCTGGAACAGGACCTGATCCAGGCCACGCTGAAGTCGCCCATGTTCACGAACCGTTGGCGCTGGAACGCCGGCCGGTCGCTGGCGCTGCTTCGGCACCAGGGCGGCCGCCGCGTGCCGATGAACATCCAGCGCATGCGGGCGGAGGACCTGCTCGCGGCCGTCTTCCCGGCGCAGGTCGCCTGCCAGGACAATATGCCCGCGGGCCCCATCACTCCACCCGATCACCCCCTCGTGAACGAGACGATCGACAACTGCCTCCACGAGGCGATGGACATCGATGGGCTGCGCGACGTGCTGGACGCGATCCAGCGGGGCGAGATCGAGGCTCGCGCCGTGGAAACGCCCGCGCCTTCGCCCATGTCCCACGAGATCCTGAACGCGAACCCCTACGCGTTTCTCGATGACGCCCCGCTGGAGGAGCGACGCGCGCGCGCCGTCTCGCTTCGGCGCGTGGACCCTGACCTGGCGAGCGGCATCGGCGCATTGGATCCGGAGGCGATCGCGACGGTGCGGGCGCAGGCGTGGCCGGACGTGCGCGACGCCGATGACCTCCACGATGCGCTCCTCAACCTGGGCATCCTTCCGGTGCGGGAGATCGGCGACTGGGACCCTTGGGCCCGGGCCCTCATCGCCGATCGGCGCGCCACGGTGGCCGCGCGCCCGGGCGCGCCCGCTGTTCCCTCCCCCCTGGCGGGGGACGGCGAGGGAGGCGGGGAACGCTGGCTCGTCGCCGCCGAGCGCCTATCCGTCGCAACCTCGGCCCTCGGCCCGCTCTCCCTCCAGCCCGTCATCGAAGAGCCCGCCGGCGCCCCCCAGCCCGACGAGGACGCCGCCGCCCGCCAGGTGGTGCAGGGCTGGCTGGAGGTGCTTGGACCGACGAGCGCCTCAGCTCTGGCGGAGCGAACCGGCCTCCGGCTCGGTCTCATCGAGATGGCGCTCGCGGCGCTCGAGGGGAGTGGCATGGTCCTCCGCGGCCAGTTCACCGCAAACGGCGTGGCCGGAGAGACCGAGTGGTGCGAGCGGCGGCTCCTGGCGCGGATCCATCGCCTCACCCTCGGCCGCCTGCGGCAGGAGATCCAGCCCGTCACCGTCGCCGAGTTCATCCGATTCCTCTTGCAGTGGCAGCACGTCGCCACCGGGACGCAGGTCCACGGGCGCGAGGGGCTCGCGGCCGTGGTCGGCCAGCTCCAGGGACTCGAGCTGCCGGCGCCGTCGTGGGAACAGGACGTGCTGCCCGCTCGCGTCTCCAGCTACGACCCCGCCGACCTGGAGCAGCTCTGCCTCGCCGGCGTCGTCGCGTGGGGCCGGCTCTCGAGTCGGCCGGGACCGACGCTCGATGAAGAGGGCGGCGCGAACGGCGCGCGGCGACGGAAATCGGCGCCGGGGCGGCAGGCGCCGGTCGCGTTCCTGCTGCGCGACGACCTTCCGTTTCTCCTCGCCGGGACTTCGTCCCGGGATGAGGCGATCCAGCACGTCTCTCCGGCGGCGCAGGATGTTGCGCGCTATCTGATGCGCCGTGGCGCCTCATTCCTCGGCGACGTGGCGCGCGGCACCGGCCGTCTTCCCTCCGTGGTGGAAGAGGCGCTGTGGGAGCTCGTCGCCAGCGGGCTTGCGACGGGCGACGGGGTGGCAGGACTGCGTGCGCTCCTGCTGCCCGAAACGAAGCGGCGTGCGCCAGCGCGGCACCTGCGCGCGCTTCGCGGCGGGCGCGCGCCGAGCCGCGCGATGCCCGTCGGTCGATGGTCTCTCTGGGGCGACGAGGGCGAGCCGCCCAACGATGGGGAGCGCGCGGAGTGGTTCGCGCGCCAGCTCCTTCGCCGCTGGGGTGTCGTGTTTCGCGATCTTCTGGCCCGGGAAACGCAGGCCCCGCCGTGGCGCGTTCTTCTGGGGATCTTCCGCCGACTCGAGGCCCGAGGGGAGATTCGCGGCGGGAGGTTCGTCGCGGGCTTCGTCGGCGAGCAGTTCGC
- a CDS encoding thiamine pyrophosphate-binding protein — MPAQFGSDIIVDMMQRFGIPYASLNPGSSYRGLHDSIVNYGKNNPAIITCPHEELAVQIAHGYGRATGRPMVAILHDVVGLLHGAMAVYYAHLDRAPVIIMGGTGPMDTTRRRPHIDWTHTALVQGNAVRDYVRWDDQPYTVDAVPDSFARGYRIALTHPQGPVYLCYDAALQEDPLDHEVELVDPKRSQPPAPIMGDPSALAQAADMLVKAEMPVILTEYTGRTQTGYAALVELAEALGAGVVDWHGRQNFPNVHPLSLWGSDVLRRADVVLALDVSDLHGPLTELNRVTRRTVPITPAGCKIIDIGFRDMRANGWSQEFQKFTEVDLFIHGDTATTLPALTRLVKERVDGGAAGRISARTTELGKLHDETRARWATEAKRDWDASPVSLPRLSMEVRDALQSEDWLICMNPLRDTLHMYWDLDRWGRHTGDDLGTATQIGMNLGIALANRGSGKLVAAIQTDGDLMFDVGALWIAVHDKIPILLVMFNNRAYYNDWEHQIRMAEVRERDVRMAYLGQEIDKPAPDFAAIAKGFGWYAEGPIDQPRDVGAAVRRGIERVKAGRPALIDVVTQYR, encoded by the coding sequence ATGCCTGCCCAGTTCGGCTCCGACATTATCGTGGACATGATGCAGCGATTCGGCATCCCGTACGCGTCCCTGAACCCAGGATCGAGCTATCGCGGCCTCCACGACTCCATCGTGAACTACGGCAAGAACAATCCCGCCATCATTACCTGCCCGCACGAGGAGCTGGCCGTTCAGATCGCCCACGGCTATGGCCGCGCGACCGGCCGCCCCATGGTCGCCATTCTCCACGACGTCGTCGGGCTCCTCCACGGCGCGATGGCGGTCTACTACGCCCACCTCGATCGGGCTCCGGTCATTATCATGGGCGGCACCGGGCCGATGGACACCACGCGCAGGCGGCCGCACATCGATTGGACGCACACGGCGCTGGTCCAGGGCAACGCCGTCCGGGACTACGTTCGCTGGGATGACCAGCCCTACACGGTGGATGCCGTGCCCGATTCCTTCGCCCGGGGCTACCGGATCGCCCTGACCCACCCGCAGGGCCCCGTGTACCTGTGCTACGACGCCGCGCTCCAGGAGGACCCCCTCGACCACGAGGTGGAGCTGGTGGACCCGAAGCGCTCGCAGCCGCCCGCGCCCATCATGGGCGATCCCTCGGCGCTGGCGCAGGCGGCGGATATGCTGGTGAAGGCCGAGATGCCCGTCATCCTCACCGAGTACACGGGGCGCACCCAGACCGGCTACGCCGCGCTGGTGGAGCTGGCCGAGGCGCTTGGGGCGGGCGTGGTCGACTGGCACGGCCGCCAGAACTTCCCGAACGTGCACCCCCTCAGCCTCTGGGGCAGCGACGTGCTTCGCCGCGCGGACGTGGTGCTCGCCCTCGACGTCTCCGATCTCCATGGCCCGCTCACCGAGCTGAATCGGGTCACCCGGCGCACGGTGCCCATCACCCCGGCCGGCTGCAAGATCATCGACATCGGCTTTCGCGATATGCGGGCCAACGGCTGGAGTCAGGAGTTCCAGAAGTTCACCGAGGTCGACCTCTTCATCCACGGGGACACCGCCACGACGCTGCCGGCCCTCACGCGCCTCGTGAAGGAGCGGGTCGATGGCGGCGCCGCCGGTCGCATTTCCGCGCGAACGACAGAGCTGGGGAAGCTCCACGATGAGACCCGCGCCCGCTGGGCGACCGAGGCCAAGCGCGACTGGGACGCCTCGCCGGTCAGCCTGCCGCGCCTCTCGATGGAGGTGCGCGACGCGCTCCAGAGCGAGGATTGGCTCATTTGCATGAACCCTCTTCGCGACACGCTGCACATGTACTGGGACCTGGACCGCTGGGGCCGCCACACGGGCGACGACCTGGGCACGGCGACCCAGATCGGCATGAACCTGGGCATCGCCCTCGCCAATCGTGGCTCGGGCAAGCTGGTGGCCGCGATCCAGACCGACGGCGACCTCATGTTCGACGTCGGCGCCCTCTGGATCGCCGTGCACGACAAGATTCCGATCCTCCTGGTCATGTTCAACAACCGGGCCTACTACAACGACTGGGAGCACCAGATCCGCATGGCCGAGGTCCGCGAGCGCGACGTCCGCATGGCGTACCTGGGCCAGGAGATCGACAAGCCGGCGCCCGATTTCGCCGCCATCGCCAAGGGCTTCGGCTGGTACGCCGAGGGCCCCATCGACCAGCCCAGGGACGTCGGCGCGGCCGTGCGCCGGGGCATCGAGCGGGTAAAGGCCGGCCGGCCGGCCCTCATCGATGTCGTGACCCAGTACCGATAG